Within the Oncorhynchus tshawytscha isolate Ot180627B unplaced genomic scaffold, Otsh_v2.0 Un_contig_15429_pilon_pilon, whole genome shotgun sequence genome, the region caggctgtgtgtgtagaggatGGGATAGGGGTGGTGTCGGGGTCGATCGGGATGTCAGACTTCTCCGATGAGATCTTGTTAAGTATCCTGTGCTATGTCTCGACCTCTGACCTCGTGAATAACGTTTCCCGGACCTGCCGCAAGCTACACACGCTCTGCTATGACAAGACACTGCTGACCACGGTCACACTGTCTGAAGAATACACggtaacacgcacacacacacacacacacacacacgctctgctATGACAAGACACTGCTGACCACGGTCACACTGTCTGAAGAAtacacggtaacacacacacacacacgctcacacacacacacacacgctcatacacacacacacgctcatacacacacacactgcaacaaaTGATTTTATCTTAATTCTCTGACTTCTCTCTTCAGGCAGATGACGGCGCTATTCGCCAGGTGCTGAAGCATCTATCCAATCACGTGCAGTCCCTCAGCCTTAGCGGCTGCTATTGGCTGTCGGGTTCAACCATCGACCGCCTGATTCGCTGTCGCTCCCTGGTGCGTCTGGACCTATCAGGTTGTCGCGTCACCTCCCTGCGTCTGTCccgcctcctctcatccctccccctcctccgaTCTCTCGCTTTTGACGTATCGCCTGGCTTCGATTCCGCCCAGCTGAGTGGGGAGGCCCGTGATTCGCTGTCTCGGCTGGCGGAGCTGAGACAGACGGTCCTGACGCCGAGTTACGGGGTCGTTCCCTGCTGCTCCAGCCTCTTCAGTCTGCAGCTGCAGCTGGACATACTTGACGTCACCAGGTGGCACCTTTCAACTGAAACCTCTCtggtttgactgtgtgtgtgtgtgtgtgtgtgtgtgtgtgtttattgtgtgtgtgtgtgtgtgtgtttattgtgtgtgtgtgtgtttattgtgtgtgtgtttattgtgtgtgtgtgtgtgtttatttgtgtgtgtgtgtgtgtgtttattgtgagtgtgtgtgtgtttgtgtgtgtgtgtttattgtgtgtgagcgtgtgtgtgtttatagtgtgtgtgtttatagtgtgtgtgttaatagtgtgtgtttataatgtgtgtgtttatagtgtgtgtgtgtgtgtgtttataatgtgtgtgtgtgtttataatgtgtgtgtgtgtttataatgtgtgtgtgtgttaatagtgtgtgtgtgtgtgtgtttataatgtgtgtgttaatagtgtgtgtgtgtgtgtgtgtttataatgtgtgtgtgtttataatgtgtgtgttaatagtgtgtgtttataatgtgtgtgtgttttataatgtgtgtatgtgtgtgtgtgtgtgtgtgtgtagggagggtACCAGTATGTGTTGCCAGTTGATGATGGGTCAGAGCAGTGTTCCTCACTACCAACAGCTGGAGGAGTTTACTGCCTGTCTGGCACCTGGAGAGGTAAGGTCAgggtgtttataatgtgtgtgtgtttataatgtgtgtgtgtgtgtgtgttttataatgtgtgtgtgtgtgtttataatgtgtgtgtgtgtgtgtttataatgtgtgtgtgtgtgtgtgtgtgtttataatgtgtgtgtgtgtgtgttttataatgtgtgtgtgtgtttataatgtatgtgtgtgtgtgtgtgtgtgtttataatgtatgtgtgtgtgtttataatgtgtgtgtgtgtatgtgtgtgtgtttataatgtatgtgtgtgtgtttataatgtgtgtgtgtgtgtttataatgtgtgtgtgtgtttataatgtatgtgtgtgtgtttataatgtgtgtgtgtaggtgaaccagactctactcctcctctacctcgCTGTGTTCAGTGTTCGTGTTCCGGAGCGTCTCCGCTCCTTCCTGGTTTCAGTTCCTGGTCCGAACCCCGCCCACTGGCCTTCTGCGTCCTCATTGGCCCATAGCCTCGTTCAGCATGGCGACCTGGAAGCCCTGCAGTTGCCTCGCTCCTGGTTGGACGCCACGTCGCTAGGGACGGGTCCTTCTTAGCAACGCTCCCAAGCACTTGAACTTCTCCCGTTGCCCCACGTTACGACAAACTGTCATCCAATCGCTGACTGGCACTGGAGTGAGAGACTCAACGCGATTGGTCAGCCTGAATCTTAGTGGTATAGGCCACACCTCCAATTATCCAGAGTGCAGTAGAGCGCGGGGGAGAGGAGGAGCTTGTTGCCGAGGCGATGAGCCGGTTGGTTATTTGCTGTCCCAATCTGTCACACCTcaacctgttacacacacactatcaccaTGACAACGCACACACACCTGGGCTGGAGGCCAACACACACCTGTGTACCAGCCTGTCCAAACTCACACACCTCCGGTCTCTGGCGCTGCCCGCGTGCGCCCTGTCGGACGGTTCACACACACcgtcccccttccccctcccctcctctctgctgcTGGGACTGAGGAAGCCGTCCCGCGTGGGGCTCCAGACCTACAGGCCAGGCTCGGGGACTCTCTCCCCAGGGAGGGCACCTCTGGGCTGGGTACCCTGCTGGCCGGCTGCCCCTGTCTGGAGGTTCTGGAGATAACAGGACCGGGCTTCATCTCTGCCCTGCCGCGTCTTGAGCCCTGTGCCAGGGTGTGTGTGGATCAGAGGACGTGTGTGAACGCTCGCGGGGTGGGGGACGCGCACGTTGCGGCTCTCCGGGGGTTCCGGGGGCTGCGGAGGCTGACGCTGGCGGGGCTGCCGGGGGTCCTGAAGGGGACTGGGCTGGTACAGGTGGCTGAGCACTGCCGGGACCTTCAGGCATTATCTCTGGCCAACCTGGGGTCCTTAAAGACCTGGAACTACAGCGCCGCCCTGCTGGACACACTGAGGAACTGCACCCAGCTCACACAGCTACGGTGagactacatacacacactgaggaaCTGCACCCAGGTCACACAGCTACAGTGAGACTACATACACACTGAGGAACTGCACCCAGCTCACACAGCTACGGTGagactacatacacacactgaggaaCTGCACCCAGGTCACACAGCTACAGTGAGACTACATACACACTGAGGAACTGCACCCAGCTCACACAGCTACGGTGAGACTACATACACACTGAGGAACTGCACCCAGCTCACACAGCTATGGTGAGACTACATACACACTGAGGAACTGCACCCAGCTCACACAGCTACGGTGagactacatacacacactgaggaaCTGCACCCAGCTCACACAGCTACGGTGagactacatacacacactgaggaaCTGCACCCAGCTCACACAGCTACGGTGAGACTACATACACACTGAGGAACTGCACCCAagtattataatattatattacTACAATATTATAATATtcattatatatatttacatcaacAGGCCTTTCTGTTCTTTACTAGCTACAaactgtttttttatacattatatacacagtatatacattatttatatacattatatatactattatattcattatacacaaaatacattttacacattatatatacatagacattatatacattatatatacattatacacattatatatgctattatatacattatatatacattatacacattatatatgctattatatacattatacacattatatatgctattatatacattatatatatacattatacacattatatatgctattatatacattatatatacattatacattatactattatatacattatatatgttattatatacacattatatttacattatatatttacattatatactaatacattatatacacattatatttacattatatactaatacattatatttacattatatactaatacattatatttacattatatactaatattatatttacattatatttacattatatactaatacattatatattatatttattatatactaatacattatatttacattatatactaatacattatatttacattatatactaatattattatatttacattatatactaatacattatatatatatttacattatatataaTACATTATATATAATTTACATTTATACCaatacatttatacattatatactaatacattatatatattatatttacattatatatttacattatatactaatacattatatttacattatatactaatacattatatttacattatatactaatacattctatttacattttatatatacattatatacacattatatttacattatatactaatacattaatacattatatttacattatatactaatacatAATTACATTATATTCttaatacattatatatatttacattatatatttacattatatacatttacattatatttacattatatactatacattatatttacattatatactaataatacattttatatatacattatatacattatatttacattatatactaatacattatatttacattatattaatacattatatttacattatatactaatacattatatttacattatatactaattcattatatttacattatatatatacattatatacacattatatttacattatatactaatacattatatttacattatattaatacattatatttacattatatactaatacattatatttacattatatactaatacattatatacacattatatacattatatactaatacattatatttacattatataccaatacataatacattatatttacattatatatattttacattatataattattatatatattatatattatatattatacattatatttacattatatactaatacatttattattatacattataaaCTTTACTAAGACATTATATAAatacatgatatatatatataatacattatatttacattatattaatacattatatatattttacattgtatatacattatatactaatacattatatatattataatatatttacattaatacattatatttacattatatttaATATTATACTATACATCAACAGGCCTCTGTTCTTTACTGCTGTTTTTTATTAGCCACAAATATAAATACAtgatatatactattatatatactattatacacatttatatacattatacacatatatacataatatatttacattatacattatatacattatatatactattatgtacattatatatactattatacgcattatacatactatatacattatatatttacattatactactattatgtacattatatatattttattatattatatacattagTACATATCAtaatatatttacatttacattatatAGATTATAGGCCTTTATGTTCTTAATATagcattatacacattatatacattatatatttacattatacattatatatactattatGTAAGGTAGCCTATTATATtgctatacacattatacacattaaagaggagtgggaggcccggtgcacaactgagcaagaggacaagtacattagtgtcttcggttgagaaacagacgctcacaagtcctcaactggcagctacagaaaagcacatttttttgtccattaaaataacatcaaattgatcagaaatacagtgtaggcattgttaatgttgtaaaggactaagtgctaagtgaccctaaacttttgaacagtagtgtacatgtaTACATTATAAACATTTTATACATTAAATACTTTATATATACATGCATTATATACATCATACAcattatatgtattatatatatatatatatatatatacatatactttatacacattatatacacatttatatacattatacacatgtatatatgttatacacatttatatacattttacacatgtatatatgttatacacatatttatatattatatatattacattatatatatatatatttatacattataacacattatatatatatatacactttatacattatacacattatatatatatatatatatacacattatatatatatatactttttatacacattatatacacatttatatacattatacacatgtatatatgttatacacatttatatacattttacacatgtatatatgttatacacatttatatacattatacacattatatatatatatactttatacattatacattatatatatatatactttatacattatacacattatatatatacactttatacattatacacatgtatatatgttatacacatttatatacattatacacattatatatatatatatacactttatacattatacacattatatatgttatacacatttatatacattatacacattatatatatatacactttatacattatacatgtatatatgttatatacatttatatacattatacacattatatatatatatacactttatacattatacacattatatatgttatacacatttatatacattatacacattatatatatatatacattttatacattatacacattatatatatatatactatacattttatacattatacacatgaTACacatttttatatacattttaaacATGTATATATGTTACCcacatttatatacattatatacatgtatatacattatacacattatatatacattatacacattatacatatatatatactatatacattatcacatatatatatatatatactatatacattataccgcattatatatatatatactttatacattatacacattatatatatatatactttatacattatacacattatatatgttATACcatttatatacatatatgtatatatgttatACACATTTATATACATTACCCTACACATGTATATATGTTACCCTACATATTTATATACCATTATACACATGTATATGTTATACtacatttatatacattatacacctACATATATATACCGcccctatatacatatataccgccctatatatatatatactttatacatTATACCATTACATATATACCGCCCCTACCCTACATATATAGAAAGGGTCGCCCTACCCTACATATACCGCCCTgccctacatatatatataccgcCCTaccctacatatatatataccgcCCTaccctacatatatatatataccgcccatctctatatatatatataccgccCTACCCATATAGATATACCGCCCTACCTTATTAATATTATACACATTTAAACATATATATAGAGTGGTTCACTctcaccttgtcacaacacaactgattggctcaaacgcattaagaaggaaataaattccacgtgaacttttaataaggcaaacctgttaactgaaatgcattccaggtgactacctcatgaagctggttgagagaatgccaagagtgtgcaacgctgccttcaaggcaaaggggggtggggggggtattttaagaatctcaaatataaaatatatttttgatttgtttaacacttttttggttactacatgattccatatgtgttatttcatagttttgatgtcttcactattattcttcaatgagaaaatagtaaaaaaataaaactgaaactggaatgagtaggtgtgtcaacttttgactggtactgtatataatgtgtgtgtgggtaggttgGAGCAGCCCTACCTGGTGTGTAACGGTGCATTCTGGGAGGCGTTGTCATGCTGTTCTCGTCTCCGCCGCCTCTGTCTCATCTCGCGGAACGGAACCTTCCACCCCGCTGCCGTGGTTACCATGGAGTGCTGGCTGCACTATGGTGTGTCACATGTTCTTGGGCGGAACTCTGGTGGCGTGTCGGACGCTGGGCAGAAACACTGCTAGaccggtgagtctgtctctctgtctgactagggagtctgtctctgtctgaccggtgagtctgtctctgtctgaccggtgggagtctgtctctctgtctgaccggtgagtctgtctctctgtctgaccggtgagtctgtctctctgtctgaccggtgagtctgtctctgtctgaccggtgagtctgtctctctgtctggccggtggggagtctgtctctgtctgaccggtgagtctgtctctctgtttgactggtgagtctgtctctgtctgaccggtggggagtctgtctctgtctgactgggagtctgtctctctgtctgactggtgagtctgtctctctgtctggccggtgagtctgtctctctgtctgacctgggagtctgtctctctgtctgaccggtgagtctgtctctgtctgaccggtgagtctgtctctgtctgaccggtggggagtctgtctctctgtctgaccggtggggagtctgtctctctgtctgacggtggggagtctgtctctctgtctgaccggtgggagtctgtctctctgtctggccggtggggagtctgtctctctgtctgacctggtgagtctgtccctctgtctgaccggtggggagtctgtctctctgtctgaccggtggggagtctgtctctctgtctgactggggagtctgtctctctgtctgaccggtgagtctgtctctctgtctgactggtgagtctgtctctctgtctgactggtgagtctgtctctgtctgaccggtgagtctgtctctctgtcctgaccggtgggagtctgtctctctgtctgaccggtggggagtctgtctctctgtctgaccggtggggagtctgtctctctgtctgaccggtggggagtctgtctctctgtctgaccggtggggagtctgtctctctgtctgaccgg harbors:
- the LOC121838795 gene encoding LOW QUALITY PROTEIN: F-box/LRR-repeat protein 18-like (The sequence of the model RefSeq protein was modified relative to this genomic sequence to represent the inferred CDS: deleted 4 bases in 3 codons) produces the protein MSDFSDEILLSILCYVSTSDLVNNVSRTCRKLHTLCYDKTLLTTVTLSEEYTADDGAIRQVLKHLSNHVQSLSLSGCYWLSGSTIDRLIRCRSLVRLDLSGCRVTSLRLSRLLSSLPLLRSLAFDVSPGFDSAQLSGEARDSLSRLAELRQTVLTPSYGVVPCCSSLFSLQLQLDILDVTREGTSMCCQLMMGQSSVPHYQQLEEFTACLAPGEVNQTLLLLYLAVFSVRVPERLRSFLVSVPGPNPAHWPSASSLAHSLVQHGDLEALQLPRSWLDATSLGRVLLSNAPKHLNFSRCPTLRQTVIQSLTGTGVRDSTRLVSLNLSGIGHTSNYPECSRARGRGGACCEAMSRLVICCPNLSHLNLLHTHYHHDNAHTPGLEANTHLCTSLSKLTHLRSLALPACALSDGSHTPSPFPLPSSLLLGLRKPSRVGLQTYRPGSGTLSPGRAPLGWTLLAGCPCLEVLEITGPGFISALPRLEPCARVCVDQRTCVNARGVGDAHVAALRGFRGLRRLTLAGLPGVLKGTGLVQVAEHCRDLQALSLANLGSLKTWNYSAALLDTLRNCTQLTQLRLEQPYLVCNGAFWEALSCCSRLRRLCLISRNGTFHPAAVVTMECWLHYETLLDRFSVERPALSVVIYPLLHEDLPLVIRDMPLPLLDQLTLFQSRVAQAPPSSQLGHQRAKRQLANQSPSSPW